From a single Calothrix sp. NIES-2098 genomic region:
- a CDS encoding ABC transporter ATP binding subunit yields the protein MMMNFRDDSELLISVDKVSKKFCRNLKQSLFYGVQDIFQELIGGNRKSENLRPQEFWALKDVSFQLRRGEALGLVGANGAGKSTLLRIISGLINPDTGCVKVRGKLAPLIALGAGFNPILTGRENIYANMSILGLSTQEIDKKFQDVIDFAGIADAIDAPVQTYSSGMAARLGFACAVHIEPDVLLIDEVLAVGDINFRVKCYQKLAKLREAGTAFILVSHNPHVVLNVCENSLYLAKGELIKYGETETVIRQYEEDLSLGGTETSLGMMLLPEKPPSESLGIDIVSLSFKDEQGNILAAPLCGELAYLCVECKVDKQVDNANLGVSITALSGQNERILYITSASDNEALKILPGKVEIQMQMPYFCLLPGLYSAKIYIKEGVCSFDIVESFRFTVKASKITSRSLFYQPRKWKVINNS from the coding sequence ATGATGATGAATTTCAGAGATGATTCTGAATTACTAATTTCAGTAGATAAAGTTTCTAAAAAGTTTTGTCGTAACTTGAAGCAGTCTTTATTCTATGGAGTGCAGGACATTTTTCAAGAGTTAATAGGTGGAAATAGAAAAAGTGAAAATCTTCGTCCACAAGAATTTTGGGCACTAAAAGATGTAAGTTTCCAACTGCGAAGAGGAGAAGCCTTAGGATTAGTAGGAGCCAATGGAGCCGGAAAAAGTACGCTACTCCGCATTATTAGTGGATTGATTAATCCCGATACTGGCTGTGTAAAAGTTAGAGGGAAATTAGCACCATTAATTGCTTTAGGAGCAGGGTTTAACCCAATTCTTACAGGGCGAGAAAATATTTATGCAAATATGTCGATTTTGGGTTTATCAACACAAGAAATAGACAAGAAATTTCAAGATGTGATAGATTTTGCTGGGATTGCAGATGCGATTGATGCACCCGTACAAACTTATAGTTCTGGGATGGCGGCCAGATTGGGTTTTGCTTGTGCAGTTCACATAGAACCAGATGTTTTACTAATTGATGAAGTGTTGGCTGTTGGCGATATCAATTTTCGAGTTAAATGTTATCAAAAACTCGCAAAACTGAGAGAAGCGGGTACAGCTTTTATTTTAGTTTCGCATAACCCCCATGTAGTTTTGAACGTCTGTGAAAATTCGCTTTATCTTGCCAAAGGTGAATTGATTAAATACGGCGAAACAGAAACCGTAATTCGCCAATACGAAGAAGATTTAAGTTTAGGCGGTACAGAAACATCTTTAGGAATGATGTTATTACCAGAAAAGCCGCCAAGTGAAAGCTTAGGTATAGATATTGTTTCTTTGAGTTTTAAAGATGAGCAAGGCAATATACTTGCTGCTCCTCTTTGTGGGGAATTAGCTTATTTATGCGTAGAATGTAAAGTAGATAAACAAGTTGATAATGCAAATTTAGGCGTGTCTATTACAGCTTTATCTGGACAAAACGAGCGAATTTTGTATATAACTTCTGCCAGCGATAATGAAGCATTAAAAATACTGCCGGGAAAAGTTGAAATTCAAATGCAAATGCCTTACTTTTGCTTATTACCCGGTTTATATAGTGCCAAAATTTATATCAAAGAAGGTGTATGTTCTTTTGATATAGTGGAATCATTTCGATTTACTGTTAAAGCCAGCAAGATTACTAGCCGTTCGTTATTTTATCAACCACGGAAGTGGAAAGTTATTAATAATTCGTGA
- a CDS encoding prevent-host-death family protein codes for MSFDLRNIHPLSEFQRSAKTFLTTLKDTQAPIVLTVNGKAAVVVQDAESYQRLLERLELLESLAGIRKSLDEFEQGQGIPLDEAFQQLRQKHDIPD; via the coding sequence ATGTCTTTTGACCTTCGCAACATTCATCCTTTATCAGAGTTTCAACGCAGCGCCAAAACGTTTTTAACCACTCTGAAAGATACTCAAGCACCCATAGTACTGACTGTAAATGGCAAAGCGGCCGTCGTCGTCCAAGACGCTGAAAGCTACCAACGCTTGCTAGAGCGATTAGAACTTCTAGAATCCCTAGCCGGAATTCGCAAAAGTCTAGATGAATTTGAGCAAGGGCAGGGTATTCCTTTAGACGAAGCCTTTCAGCAATTGCGTCAAAAGCATGACATACCGGATTGA